Proteins from a single region of Phycisphaeraceae bacterium D3-23:
- a CDS encoding DUF1957 domain-containing protein produces the protein MSDPLGTFCLVLHGHLPYVLRHGTWPHGEDWLYEAAAETYLPILAMLDECAFLNGNPKITMGLTPVLLEQLTHEHFKDGFEHFLKDRIARAKQDKKEFETHDPPNGHMVYLAERWAAIYTKLLEQFRAIDRDIPKAFAARATQDGGKGYVEIITSNATHGYMPLLFEDASIRAQIRAGVASSERILGFKPTGMWLPECAYRPGGPWDPPINWGHQDYRVGIEHLVADEGITHFFVENHLIEGCRSEYVFNDGDWHKVGWDEAAKYPNRGWQSVNEAHWVNSDGNGLGRSIAFARDQVACEQVWSGSFGYPASGEYLEFHKQWGAKRGLRYWKVTGKKTDLGDKHLYYPENIDTKVHEHASHFCNMVKDRLRQYKDKTGKQGVVVCTFDAELFGHWWFEGPQFLRDVMLSLNADPEVACKTTSEYLEETFVDKVVAMPEGSWGEEGDHRVWTNEQVDWMWDILYRCETNFGRSLRELPWQEKSNAELKGLLEDAGRELLLMQASDWPFVIRRGQAIDYGIKRFMQHVARFESLMDIAEKVAADSSYLGGLTEVERHEIADAHIHDVIFPEIDLGWWKA, from the coding sequence ATGAGCGATCCCCTCGGCACCTTCTGCCTCGTCCTCCACGGCCACCTGCCCTACGTCCTCCGCCACGGCACCTGGCCCCACGGCGAGGACTGGCTTTACGAAGCCGCGGCCGAGACCTACCTGCCCATCCTCGCGATGCTCGACGAGTGCGCGTTCCTCAACGGCAACCCCAAGATCACCATGGGGCTCACCCCCGTCCTCCTCGAACAGCTCACCCACGAGCACTTCAAGGATGGCTTTGAGCATTTTCTTAAGGACCGCATCGCGCGGGCGAAGCAAGACAAAAAAGAGTTCGAGACGCACGACCCGCCCAACGGGCACATGGTCTACTTGGCCGAGCGGTGGGCGGCCATCTACACGAAACTCCTTGAACAGTTCCGGGCGATCGACCGCGATATCCCCAAGGCCTTTGCGGCGCGGGCGACTCAGGACGGGGGCAAGGGCTATGTCGAGATCATCACCTCCAACGCGACGCACGGCTACATGCCGCTGCTCTTTGAAGACGCCAGCATCCGTGCGCAGATCCGCGCGGGGGTCGCATCGAGCGAGCGCATCCTCGGCTTCAAGCCCACCGGCATGTGGCTGCCCGAGTGCGCGTATCGGCCCGGCGGGCCGTGGGACCCGCCGATCAACTGGGGGCACCAGGACTACCGCGTCGGCATCGAACACCTCGTGGCGGATGAAGGCATCACGCACTTCTTCGTCGAGAACCATTTGATCGAGGGCTGCCGGAGCGAGTACGTCTTCAATGATGGCGACTGGCACAAGGTCGGCTGGGACGAGGCGGCGAAGTACCCCAACCGCGGGTGGCAGAGCGTCAACGAGGCGCACTGGGTGAACTCGGACGGCAACGGGCTTGGCCGATCGATCGCATTCGCACGCGACCAGGTCGCCTGCGAGCAGGTCTGGTCGGGCAGCTTCGGCTACCCGGCGTCGGGCGAGTACCTCGAGTTCCACAAGCAGTGGGGCGCCAAGCGGGGGCTCCGCTACTGGAAAGTCACGGGCAAGAAGACCGACCTCGGCGATAAGCACCTCTACTACCCCGAAAACATCGACACCAAGGTCCACGAACACGCCAGCCATTTCTGCAACATGGTCAAGGATCGGCTACGCCAATACAAAGACAAAACCGGCAAGCAGGGCGTCGTCGTCTGCACGTTCGATGCCGAGCTGTTTGGCCACTGGTGGTTCGAGGGCCCGCAGTTCTTGCGGGACGTGATGCTCTCGCTCAACGCCGACCCCGAGGTCGCGTGCAAGACGACGAGCGAGTACCTGGAAGAGACGTTTGTCGACAAGGTCGTGGCGATGCCCGAGGGGTCGTGGGGCGAGGAGGGCGACCACCGCGTGTGGACCAACGAGCAGGTCGACTGGATGTGGGACATCTTGTACCGCTGTGAGACGAACTTCGGCCGATCGCTGCGCGAGCTGCCGTGGCAGGAAAAATCGAACGCGGAACTCAAGGGCCTGCTCGAAGACGCGGGGCGTGAGTTGTTGTTGATGCAGGCGAGCGACTGGCCGTTCGTGATCCGCCGGGGCCAGGCGATTGATTATGGGATCAAGCGTTTTATGCAGCACGTCGCGCGTTTCGAGTCGCTGATGGATATCGCCGAGAAGGTCGCGGCCGACTCGTCGTACCTCGGCGGGCTGACCGAGGTCGAGCGCCACGAGATCGCCGATGCGCACATCCACGATGTGATCTTCCCCGAGATCGACCTGGGCTGGTGGAAGGCGTAG
- a CDS encoding endonuclease/exonuclease/phosphatase family protein: MWKVRAAFILPLFTMLVACGTTPDADAPRRLRVLTYNIHHAQGTDGEFDYKRLADIIRSVEPDVVALQEVDVATGRSSGVDQPAVLGEHTGMYPYFVSAKPYDGGLYGEAILTRVPIEGVPAGLDTAGIEPDLAMLAIAVVGLHPWGDEGPTVTFAGAHLSPYAAEARLSQVGQINDQLLVDPNRLVLIAGDFNFTPGAPGHNAMTARWLDTADHFGDPQPTFPSNPSIKRIDYVFAYPVDRWRVLEVRVLDEPLASDHAPVLVVLEVVE, translated from the coding sequence ATGTGGAAGGTCCGCGCCGCATTCATCCTGCCGCTGTTCACCATGCTTGTCGCGTGCGGCACGACGCCCGATGCAGATGCGCCCCGCCGCCTCCGCGTACTCACCTACAACATTCACCACGCACAGGGCACCGACGGCGAGTTCGACTACAAGCGATTGGCCGACATCATCCGATCGGTTGAGCCGGACGTTGTCGCGCTACAGGAGGTCGATGTCGCGACCGGCCGATCCAGTGGCGTGGACCAGCCCGCGGTTCTCGGCGAACACACCGGCATGTACCCTTACTTCGTCTCCGCCAAGCCGTATGACGGCGGGCTCTACGGCGAGGCCATCCTCACCCGCGTCCCGATCGAAGGCGTACCCGCGGGCCTCGACACCGCCGGCATCGAGCCGGACCTGGCCATGCTCGCGATCGCGGTCGTCGGGCTGCACCCCTGGGGCGACGAGGGGCCGACCGTGACCTTCGCCGGGGCCCACCTCAGCCCCTATGCCGCCGAGGCCCGGCTGTCGCAGGTCGGCCAGATCAATGACCAACTCCTCGTCGACCCCAACCGCCTCGTCCTCATCGCCGGCGACTTCAACTTCACCCCCGGAGCGCCGGGCCACAACGCCATGACAGCCCGCTGGCTCGACACCGCCGACCACTTCGGCGACCCCCAGCCCACGTTCCCCTCCAACCCGTCTATCAAACGCATCGACTACGTCTTCGCCTACCCGGTCGACCGCTGGCGCGTCCTGGAGGTGCGGGTGCTCGACGAGCCGTTGGCATCGGACCATGCACCGGTGTTGGTGGTGCTGGAGGTGGTGGAGTAG
- a CDS encoding endonuclease/exonuclease/phosphatase family protein: protein MKHLHCLLVATLLALTVGCRSNTQTDATVDPPKQLRVLTYNIHHGEGMDRVFDYERLAAVIQSVDPDLVALQEVDRATGRSSGVDQAARLGELTGMHHTFAEAMPYNGGGYGEGVLSRFPIEEAWTVNLSCAPGQEPRAVAAVRVRPWGDDGPDVVFAGTHLCHQSAQTRLAQAREINAAFPQIRQRTLIAGDFNFTPDTAAYNEMARRWTDTAQLFGDPQPTIPATSPRSRIDYVFARPAGAWTIVEVRVIDEQVASDHTPVLVVLEVNE, encoded by the coding sequence ATGAAACATCTTCATTGCCTACTCGTCGCGACGCTGCTGGCGCTGACTGTCGGCTGCCGGTCCAACACCCAGACTGACGCCACGGTTGACCCGCCCAAGCAGCTCCGCGTCCTGACCTACAACATCCACCACGGCGAAGGCATGGACCGCGTGTTCGACTACGAACGCCTCGCGGCCGTGATCCAGTCGGTCGACCCCGACCTCGTCGCGCTACAGGAGGTCGACCGCGCAACCGGCCGATCCAGCGGCGTCGACCAAGCCGCCCGGCTCGGCGAGCTCACAGGCATGCACCACACCTTTGCCGAGGCGATGCCCTACAACGGCGGGGGCTACGGCGAAGGCGTGCTTTCCCGCTTCCCGATCGAGGAGGCGTGGACCGTCAACCTGTCCTGCGCCCCGGGCCAGGAGCCGCGTGCCGTCGCCGCGGTCCGCGTTCGGCCGTGGGGCGACGATGGGCCGGATGTCGTCTTCGCCGGGACCCACCTGTGCCACCAGTCCGCCCAGACCCGGCTCGCCCAAGCCCGCGAGATCAACGCCGCCTTCCCGCAGATCCGCCAACGCACCCTCATTGCCGGCGACTTCAACTTCACCCCCGACACCGCCGCCTACAACGAGATGGCCCGCCGGTGGACCGACACCGCCCAACTCTTCGGCGACCCCCAGCCCACCATCCCCGCCACCAGCCCACGCTCACGTATCGACTACGTCTTCGCTCGGCCCGCAGGGGCGTGGACCATCGTCGAGGTCCGCGTGATCGACGAGCAAGTCGCCTCCGACCACACGCCGGTGTTGGTGGTGCTGGAGGTCAACGAGTAA